One window of Candidatus Mycobacterium wuenschmannii genomic DNA carries:
- a CDS encoding alpha/beta fold hydrolase — MSDDHFDGLHLGGPRRRRWLAGAAGVGAVGTIAGATVARSMLNRRAVIDDPFAHEDFESLDGDRSYLVTTPDGVHLAVREVGPTDAPLTVVFAHGFCLRMGAFHFQRMRLSEQWGSQVRMIFYDQRGHGRSDDAAPETYTISQLGKDLETVLQVIAPRGSIVLVGHSMGGMTVLSHARQFPEHYGSRITGAALISSAAEGVAKSPLGEVLNNPALEAVRRAARTAPKLVDRGRTAARSLIGPILRAASYTDRRVSPSIVAFSEKMMLGTPIPTMIEFLHALQVHDETAALPTLAKIPTLIVCGDRDLVTPAEYSRKMAEVLPESELVIVAKAGHLVLLDKPASVSDGLERLVKHASPGRLTVLGQRLRDRVLRRE; from the coding sequence TTGAGCGACGATCACTTTGACGGCCTGCACCTCGGTGGGCCGCGACGGAGGCGCTGGCTGGCCGGGGCGGCCGGCGTCGGTGCGGTGGGAACCATCGCCGGAGCGACCGTGGCACGGTCGATGCTCAATCGGCGCGCGGTGATCGACGACCCGTTCGCCCATGAAGATTTCGAGAGCCTCGACGGGGATCGCAGCTATCTGGTCACCACACCGGACGGCGTGCACCTGGCCGTGCGCGAAGTCGGGCCCACCGACGCGCCGTTGACCGTGGTGTTCGCTCACGGTTTCTGTCTTCGGATGGGCGCCTTTCACTTTCAGCGCATGCGACTCTCCGAGCAGTGGGGCTCGCAGGTACGGATGATCTTCTACGACCAGCGCGGTCACGGTCGTTCCGACGACGCGGCGCCGGAGACCTACACGATCAGCCAGTTGGGCAAGGACCTCGAGACCGTGCTGCAGGTGATCGCCCCGCGTGGGTCGATCGTGCTCGTCGGCCATTCGATGGGCGGCATGACGGTCCTCTCGCATGCCCGGCAGTTCCCCGAGCATTACGGGAGCCGGATCACCGGGGCGGCCCTGATCTCGTCGGCGGCCGAAGGCGTCGCGAAGTCGCCGTTGGGTGAGGTCTTGAATAACCCTGCGCTGGAAGCTGTTCGGCGTGCGGCGCGCACGGCGCCCAAGCTGGTGGACCGCGGCCGAACCGCCGCCCGGTCGTTGATCGGGCCCATCCTGCGGGCGGCGTCCTACACCGATCGGCGGGTCAGCCCCAGCATCGTCGCGTTCTCCGAGAAGATGATGCTCGGCACCCCGATTCCGACGATGATCGAATTCCTGCACGCCCTGCAGGTGCATGACGAGACCGCGGCACTGCCGACGCTGGCCAAGATTCCGACGCTGATCGTGTGCGGCGACCGCGATTTGGTCACACCCGCCGAGTATTCGAGGAAAATGGCGGAGGTGTTGCCCGAGTCGGAGCTGGTGATCGTCGCGAAGGCCGGCCACCTGGTGCTGCTGGACAAACCGGCGTCGGTCAGCGACGGGCTGGAGCGATTGGTCAAGCATGCCAGCCCCGGCCGGCTCACCGTGCTGGGCCAACGATTGCGCGATCGGGTGCTGCGCCGTGAATGA
- the tsaE gene encoding tRNA (adenosine(37)-N6)-threonylcarbamoyltransferase complex ATPase subunit type 1 TsaE, whose product MAGDLPRPAPPRSQSPGIATLPSVEDTVALGSQLGSELRAGDVVVLSGPLGAGKTVLAKGIAAAMDVDGPVTSPTFVLARVHPARRTGAPALIHVDVYRLLEHTGTDLLDELESLDLDTELDDAVVVVEWGEGLAERLSDRHLDVRLERISNSDTRTATWQWSRR is encoded by the coding sequence ATCGCTGGCGACCTGCCGCGCCCGGCTCCGCCGCGCTCGCAATCGCCAGGCATCGCGACACTGCCGAGCGTCGAGGACACGGTGGCGTTGGGCTCGCAACTGGGCAGCGAATTGCGAGCCGGCGACGTTGTGGTGCTCTCCGGTCCGCTGGGCGCGGGAAAGACCGTTCTGGCCAAGGGTATTGCCGCTGCGATGGACGTGGATGGACCGGTGACCTCGCCGACGTTCGTGCTGGCGCGCGTGCACCCCGCCCGTCGGACCGGCGCCCCCGCGCTGATCCACGTCGACGTCTACCGCCTGCTCGAGCACACCGGCACGGACTTGCTCGACGAGTTGGAGAGCCTCGACCTCGACACCGAACTCGACGACGCCGTCGTTGTCGTCGAATGGGGTGAGGGCCTGGCCGAGCGGCTGTCCGACCGGCACCTCGACGTTCGGCTCGAGCGAATCAGCAACTCCGACACCAGGACTGCGACGTGGCAGTGGAGCCGGCGGTGA
- the tsaB gene encoding tRNA (adenosine(37)-N6)-threonylcarbamoyltransferase complex dimerization subunit type 1 TsaB: MAVEPAVTVLAIDTSTPAVTAGIVVDSALLAERVSLDARAHAERITPNVLAALADANRSMADLEAVVVGCGPGPFTGLRVGMATASAYGHALGIPVYGVCSLDAIGVQTSGEVLVVTDARRREIYWARYRDGVRVDGPAVSAPADVDTGGAPAVAGSPDHAALFGLPRVEPSYPNSMGLVASVDWSQPPDALVPLYLRRPDAKTLAERAKQ, from the coding sequence GTGGCAGTGGAGCCGGCGGTGACAGTATTGGCGATCGATACCTCGACCCCCGCGGTGACCGCGGGCATCGTCGTCGACAGCGCGTTGCTGGCCGAGCGGGTCAGCCTTGATGCCCGCGCGCACGCCGAACGCATCACGCCGAATGTGTTGGCCGCGTTGGCCGATGCCAACCGCTCGATGGCCGACCTCGAGGCGGTGGTGGTCGGCTGCGGTCCGGGTCCGTTCACCGGCCTGCGCGTGGGTATGGCGACCGCGTCGGCCTATGGTCACGCCCTGGGCATCCCGGTTTATGGGGTGTGCAGCCTCGACGCGATCGGAGTGCAGACCAGCGGCGAGGTGCTGGTGGTCACCGATGCGCGTCGGCGCGAGATCTACTGGGCCCGTTATCGCGACGGGGTGCGTGTCGACGGTCCGGCGGTCAGTGCGCCGGCCGACGTCGACACCGGAGGAGCGCCGGCGGTGGCCGGATCACCGGATCACGCGGCGCTGTTCGGTTTGCCTCGTGTGGAGCCGTCGTATCCGAACTCGATGGGCCTGGTGGCCTCGGTGGACTGGTCGCAGCCGCCGGATGCGTTGGTGCCGTTGTACCTCCGTCGGCCGGACGCCAAGACCCTTGCCGAGCGGGCCAAGCAGTGA
- the rimI gene encoding ribosomal protein S18-alanine N-acetyltransferase: MIDGLTEADAARCAELEAILFPGDDPWPTVAFVRELAAEHNHYVAARESDTLVGYGGISRLGRTPPFEYEIHTIGVDPEFQGRGIGRRMLDALLNIAADSVVHLEVRTDNEPAIALYRSVGFTEVGVRRRYYRISGADAYTMRREAI; this comes from the coding sequence ATGATCGACGGCCTGACCGAGGCCGACGCCGCCCGCTGCGCCGAGCTGGAGGCGATCCTGTTTCCCGGCGACGACCCGTGGCCCACAGTTGCTTTCGTCCGCGAGCTGGCGGCCGAGCACAACCACTACGTCGCGGCCCGAGAGTCCGACACGCTGGTCGGCTATGGCGGCATCTCCCGCCTGGGCCGCACGCCGCCGTTCGAATACGAAATCCACACCATCGGCGTCGACCCTGAATTCCAGGGCCGTGGCATCGGCCGCCGGATGCTCGATGCGCTGCTGAACATCGCCGCTGACTCCGTCGTGCATCTCGAGGTCCGCACCGACAACGAGCCGGCGATCGCGCTGTATCGCAGCGTGGGTTTCACCGAAGTCGGCGTGCGCAGGCGGTATTACCGCATCAGCGGCGCGGACGCCTACACCATGCGCAGGGAAGCCATATGA
- the tsaD gene encoding tRNA (adenosine(37)-N6)-threonylcarbamoyltransferase complex transferase subunit TsaD — MTTILAIETSCDETGVGIARLDDDGTVTLLADEVASSVDEHVRYGGVVPEVASRAHLEALGPAMRRALDTAGLDKPDVVAATIGPGLAGALLVGVAAAKAYSAAWDVPFYAVNHLGGHLAADVYEHGPLPESVALLVSGGHTHLLHVRSLDQPIVELGSTVDDAAGEAYDKVARLLGLGYPGGKVLDDLAQTGDRDAIVFPRGMTGPRDEPHAFSFSGLKTAVARYVESHPDASTADVAAGFQESVADVLTMKAVRAATELGVSTLLIAGGVAANSRLRELAAQRCEAAGLTLRIPRLRLCTDNGAMIAAFAAHLLAAGASPSALDVASNPGLPVVTGHIS, encoded by the coding sequence ATGACAACCATCCTCGCAATCGAAACATCCTGCGACGAAACAGGAGTCGGCATCGCCCGGCTCGACGACGACGGAACCGTGACGCTACTGGCCGACGAGGTGGCCTCCAGCGTCGACGAGCACGTCCGCTACGGCGGCGTCGTCCCCGAGGTCGCGTCGCGGGCCCACCTGGAGGCCCTAGGCCCGGCGATGCGCCGGGCCCTGGACACCGCGGGACTGGACAAGCCCGACGTTGTCGCCGCCACGATCGGGCCGGGGCTGGCGGGCGCCCTGCTCGTGGGAGTGGCTGCGGCCAAAGCGTATTCGGCCGCCTGGGACGTGCCGTTCTACGCGGTCAACCATCTCGGCGGGCACCTGGCCGCCGACGTCTACGAGCACGGACCGCTGCCCGAAAGTGTCGCGCTGCTGGTCTCCGGCGGGCACACCCATCTGCTGCACGTCCGCTCGCTCGATCAGCCGATCGTCGAGCTCGGCAGCACCGTCGACGACGCCGCGGGGGAGGCCTACGACAAGGTGGCCCGGCTGCTCGGGCTGGGTTATCCCGGCGGCAAGGTGCTCGACGACCTCGCGCAGACCGGCGACCGCGACGCGATCGTGTTCCCGCGCGGTATGACCGGCCCACGCGACGAGCCGCACGCGTTCAGCTTCTCCGGCCTCAAGACCGCCGTCGCCCGCTACGTGGAGAGCCACCCCGACGCCTCGACGGCCGATGTCGCCGCCGGCTTCCAGGAGTCGGTGGCCGATGTGCTGACCATGAAGGCCGTCCGCGCCGCCACCGAGCTCGGGGTGTCCACCCTGTTGATCGCAGGCGGGGTCGCGGCGAACTCGCGGCTGCGGGAGCTCGCCGCGCAGCGCTGCGAGGCCGCCGGGTTGACCCTGCGTATCCCCAGGTTGCGGCTGTGCACCGACAACGGCGCGATGATCGCGGCGTTCGCCGCGCATTTGCTCGCCGCTGGGGCGTCGCCTTCTGCCCTCGACGTCGCCAGCAATCCGGGCCTGCCGGTGGTCACGGGCCACATCAGCTGA
- the groES gene encoding co-chaperone GroES — MASVNIKPLEDKILVQANEAETTTASGLVIPDTAKEKPQEGKVVAVGPGRWDEDGSKRIPLDVSEGDTVIYSKYGGTEIKYGGEEYLILSARDVLAVVNK, encoded by the coding sequence GTGGCGAGCGTCAACATCAAGCCACTCGAGGACAAGATCCTCGTACAGGCCAACGAGGCCGAGACCACGACCGCATCCGGTCTGGTCATTCCCGACACCGCTAAGGAAAAGCCCCAAGAGGGCAAAGTCGTCGCCGTCGGCCCCGGCCGGTGGGATGAGGACGGCTCGAAGCGGATTCCGCTGGACGTGTCCGAAGGCGACACCGTCATCTACAGCAAGTACGGCGGCACCGAGATCAAGTACGGCGGCGAGGAGTACCTGATCCTCTCGGCCCGCGACGTGCTGGCTGTCGTCAACAAGTAA
- the groL gene encoding chaperonin GroEL (60 kDa chaperone family; promotes refolding of misfolded polypeptides especially under stressful conditions; forms two stacked rings of heptamers to form a barrel-shaped 14mer; ends can be capped by GroES; misfolded proteins enter the barrel where they are refolded when GroES binds) produces the protein MSKQIEFNETARRAMEAGVDKLADAVRVTLGPRGRNVVLAKAFGGPSITNDGVTVAREIDLEDPFENLGAQLVKSVATKTNDIAGDGTTTATVLAQAIIKHGLRNVAAGANPIALGQGISKAADAVSEALLAAATPVSGKTGIAQVATVSSRDEEVGELVGEAISKVGDDGVVSVEESSTLNTELDFTEGVGFDKGFLSAYFVTDFDAQQAVLEDALILLHRDKISSLPDLLPLLEKVAEAGKPLLVIAEDVEGEPLSTLVVNAIRKTLKAVAVKAPFFGDRRKAFLEDLAIVTGGQVINPDVGLSLREAGLDVLGSARRVVVSKDDTVIVEGGGGPEAISNRAKQLRAEIESTDSDWDREKLQERLAKLAGGVAVIKVGAATETALKKRKEAVEDAVAAAKAAVEEGIVAGGGSALVHARKALADLRKSLSGDEAAGVEVFSNALSAPLYWIATNAGLDGAVAVSKVSEQPVGHGLNAATLEYGDLGAQGVIDPVKVTRSAVLNAASVARMVLTTETAVVDKPAEEADDGHGHGHHHH, from the coding sequence ATGAGCAAGCAGATTGAGTTCAACGAGACCGCGCGCCGCGCGATGGAGGCGGGCGTCGACAAGCTCGCCGACGCGGTCCGTGTGACGCTGGGCCCGCGTGGCCGCAATGTGGTGCTGGCCAAGGCCTTTGGCGGTCCGTCCATCACCAACGACGGCGTCACCGTCGCGCGCGAGATCGACCTGGAAGACCCGTTCGAGAACCTGGGCGCCCAGCTGGTGAAGTCGGTCGCCACCAAGACCAACGACATCGCCGGCGACGGCACCACCACCGCAACGGTTTTGGCGCAGGCCATCATCAAGCACGGTCTGCGCAATGTGGCGGCCGGGGCCAACCCCATCGCGCTGGGGCAGGGCATCAGCAAGGCGGCGGACGCGGTGTCCGAGGCGCTGCTGGCCGCCGCCACCCCGGTGTCCGGAAAGACCGGCATCGCGCAGGTCGCCACCGTCTCGTCGCGTGACGAGGAAGTCGGCGAGCTGGTCGGCGAGGCCATCAGCAAGGTCGGCGACGACGGCGTCGTCAGCGTCGAGGAGTCCTCGACGCTGAACACCGAGCTCGACTTCACCGAGGGCGTCGGCTTCGACAAGGGCTTCCTGTCGGCCTACTTCGTCACCGACTTCGACGCCCAGCAGGCCGTGCTCGAGGACGCCCTGATCCTGTTGCACCGCGACAAGATCAGCTCGCTGCCCGACCTGCTGCCGTTGTTGGAGAAGGTCGCCGAGGCGGGCAAGCCGCTGCTGGTGATCGCCGAGGACGTCGAGGGTGAGCCGCTGTCGACGCTGGTGGTCAATGCGATCCGCAAGACGCTGAAGGCCGTCGCGGTCAAGGCGCCGTTCTTCGGTGACCGGCGCAAGGCGTTCCTGGAGGACCTGGCGATTGTCACCGGTGGTCAGGTGATCAACCCCGATGTCGGCCTGTCGCTGCGCGAGGCCGGCCTCGACGTGCTGGGTTCGGCCCGACGCGTGGTGGTCAGCAAGGACGACACCGTGATCGTCGAGGGCGGCGGCGGCCCCGAGGCCATCTCCAACCGGGCCAAGCAGTTGCGCGCCGAGATCGAGTCGACCGACTCCGACTGGGACCGCGAGAAGCTGCAGGAGCGGCTGGCCAAGCTGGCCGGCGGCGTTGCGGTGATCAAGGTGGGTGCCGCGACGGAGACCGCGTTGAAGAAGCGCAAGGAGGCCGTCGAGGACGCGGTCGCCGCGGCCAAGGCGGCGGTTGAGGAGGGCATTGTTGCCGGCGGCGGTTCGGCGCTGGTGCACGCCCGAAAGGCGTTGGCGGACTTGCGGAAATCGCTGTCCGGCGACGAGGCTGCCGGTGTCGAGGTGTTCTCCAACGCGCTGAGCGCTCCGCTGTACTGGATCGCCACCAACGCCGGCCTCGACGGTGCGGTTGCGGTCAGCAAGGTCAGCGAGCAGCCGGTTGGGCACGGCCTGAACGCGGCGACGCTCGAGTATGGCGACCTGGGTGCCCAGGGCGTCATCGACCCGGTCAAGGTCACCCGCTCGGCGGTGCTCAACGCCGCGTCGGTGGCGCGCATGGTGCTGACGACGGAAACGGCCGTCGTGGACAAGCCGGCCGAGGAGGCAGACGACGGTCACGGCCACGGGCATCACCACCACTAG
- a CDS encoding adenylate/guanylate cyclase domain-containing protein, whose amino-acid sequence MDRIWQWAWDHHKTRYSWACWALTLPLALPVFLAWTLGIVALEGSHCYAEAAAVTMIAVPAYLYMGALPGGRDGRPIERWAAGAEVDRESALRATYSHGRKLIVRGVVVTSASIAALFAGVGTIAGASGSRVVQYALLGAIAGTASQLITLHSLIEATMRPARAALTSDIEIGGSLPRSRPGFATWNNVAILAVAFVFAVAGAILAVVLDAAGHGPGLALVIGGLLVLVVGPSLWAAYSPLLQSIRDLTDGTERVAAGDYGQRLPVVQDDDLGALAASFNRMQAGLAERQRLQAAFGTYVDPGLAERLLKQGDHVFTGERREVTVMFVDIRDFTPFAEAHSAEDTVARLNALFEIVVPAVVEAGGHVNKFLGDGALAVFGAPNDVAGHADAAVGAAMAIDRLVAERFEGGLRIGIGINTGVVIAGTIGGAGKLEFTLIGDTVNVAARVEQLTKSTGDAILLTRQTVDALAVRPSGLGDRGSHALKGKSAATTLFGLAPVVAQR is encoded by the coding sequence ATGGACCGCATTTGGCAATGGGCGTGGGATCACCACAAAACCCGGTACTCGTGGGCGTGCTGGGCGCTCACCCTCCCACTAGCCCTCCCGGTCTTTCTCGCCTGGACGTTGGGCATCGTCGCGCTAGAGGGATCTCATTGCTACGCCGAGGCGGCCGCGGTGACGATGATCGCTGTGCCCGCATACCTGTATATGGGGGCGCTTCCAGGCGGACGAGACGGCCGCCCCATCGAGCGATGGGCCGCCGGCGCCGAGGTTGATCGAGAGAGCGCGCTGCGCGCCACCTATAGCCATGGCCGGAAGTTGATCGTGCGAGGAGTGGTCGTAACCAGCGCGTCGATCGCCGCGCTGTTCGCTGGCGTCGGGACGATCGCCGGGGCCAGCGGGTCGCGGGTCGTTCAGTACGCCCTCTTGGGGGCCATCGCCGGAACCGCAAGCCAGCTGATCACGCTGCACAGCCTCATCGAGGCAACGATGCGGCCAGCCAGGGCTGCCCTCACCTCGGATATCGAAATCGGCGGTTCCCTGCCTCGCTCTCGCCCGGGGTTCGCCACGTGGAACAACGTGGCCATCCTTGCGGTGGCGTTCGTCTTTGCCGTGGCGGGCGCGATTCTGGCAGTGGTGCTCGACGCGGCCGGTCACGGTCCCGGCCTGGCCCTGGTGATCGGCGGCCTGTTGGTGCTCGTCGTCGGCCCATCACTGTGGGCCGCGTATTCGCCACTGCTGCAATCGATTCGCGACCTCACCGACGGGACCGAGCGTGTCGCGGCCGGTGATTACGGTCAACGACTGCCGGTGGTGCAGGATGACGACCTCGGCGCGTTGGCAGCATCTTTCAACCGCATGCAGGCGGGATTGGCTGAGCGGCAACGACTTCAGGCGGCGTTTGGCACCTACGTTGATCCGGGGCTGGCGGAACGACTGCTCAAGCAGGGTGACCATGTCTTCACCGGCGAGCGCCGCGAGGTGACCGTGATGTTCGTCGACATCCGCGACTTCACCCCGTTCGCCGAGGCGCACAGTGCCGAGGACACCGTCGCACGGCTGAATGCGTTGTTCGAGATCGTGGTGCCCGCCGTCGTCGAAGCCGGGGGGCACGTCAACAAATTCCTCGGTGACGGTGCGCTTGCGGTGTTCGGCGCCCCGAACGATGTCGCCGGTCATGCCGACGCGGCGGTGGGCGCAGCGATGGCGATCGATCGCCTCGTCGCTGAGCGATTCGAAGGTGGGCTTCGTATCGGCATCGGGATCAACACCGGTGTCGTGATCGCCGGCACCATCGGCGGCGCCGGCAAGCTCGAGTTCACGCTGATTGGCGATACCGTCAACGTCGCCGCCCGGGTAGAGCAGCTGACGAAGTCCACCGGCGACGCCATCCTCCTAACTCGGCAGACCGTGGATGCCTTGGCGGTGCGACCCAGCGGGCTCGGCGACCGGGGCTCCCATGCACTGAAGGGAAAGTCGGCAGCGACAACACTTTTCGGCCTCGCCCCTGTCGTCGCGCAGCGCTGA